One Aegilops tauschii subsp. strangulata cultivar AL8/78 chromosome 7, Aet v6.0, whole genome shotgun sequence genomic window carries:
- the LOC109784191 gene encoding 4-hydroxyphenylacetaldehyde oxime monooxygenase produces the protein MPIPQIHWQLLPQVQLPQQWRQLLLGLGLLLPVLVLIVRRRKGFKLPPGPARLPVLGNLHQLGSLPHRSLRELARRHGPVMLLRLGATHMLVVSSASAAREVLKEHDADCCSRPACPGPKRLSYGFKNMAFAPYGEHWREMRKIFIVELLSMRRVKAAWGARQEQVDKLMAALAPDEPVALGEHIFAFTDGIIGTVALGNVYGADMLARKKHFQHVLDEAMDMLATFSAEDFFPNAAGRLVDRLTGLVARRDRLFSSLDDFFETVIEQHLDPARPKPENGGDLVDVLIDLWKQEHRGFTKDHVKAIIMDTFVGGIDTSSVTILWAMSELIRNPRVMKKAQEEIRAAVGEQRARVQPDDLPKLNYLKMVLKETLRLYPPATLLLPRETMRHVRIGGYDVPAGTRVAVNAWALGRDPASWGEDADEFNPDRFEAGARHGEVDLHGAHFELVPFGAGRRICPGMAMALMNVEFALANLLCGFDWALPEGTKAEDLCMEEAGGLTFHRKTPLVLVPTPYVPPSAA, from the exons ATGCCGATCCCCCAGATCCACTGGCAGCTCCTCCCACAGGTCCAGCTGCCCCAACAATGGCGgcagctcctcctcggcctcggCCTCCTGCTGCCTGTCCTGGTTCTGATAGTGAGGCGCAGGAAAGGGTTCAAGCTGCCGCCGGGACCGGCGCGGCTGCCGGTGCTAGGCAACCTGCACCAGCTGGGCTCGCTCCCGCACCGGAGCCTGCGGGAGCTGGCGCGGCGGCACGGTCCCGTGATGCTGCTGCGCCTGGGCGCCACGCACATGCTGGTGGTGTCGTCGGCGTCGGCGGCGCGTGAGGTGCTCAAGGAGCACGACGCCGACTGCTGCAGCCGGCCGGCGTGCCCCGGCCCGAAGCGGCTctcctacgggttcaagaacatGGCGTTCGCTCCCTACGGCGAGCACTGGCGCGAGATGCGCAAGATCTTCATCGTGGAGCTCCTCAGCATGCGCCGCGTCAAGGCCGCCTGGGGCGCGCGCCAGGAGCAGGTGGACAAGCTCATGGCCGCCCTCGCCCCAGACGAGCCGGTGGCGCTCGGCGAGCACATCTTCGCCTTCACCGACGGCATCATCGGCACCGTGGCGCTCGGGAACGTCTACGGCGCGGACATGCTGGCGCGCAAGAAGCACTTCCAGCACGTGctcgacgaggccatggacatgCTCGCCACCTTCTCCGCCGAGGACTTCTTCCCCAACGCCGCCGGCCGCCTCGTCGACCGCCTCACCGGCCTCGTCGCGCGCCGTGACCGGCTCTTCAGCAGCCTCGACGACTTCTTCGAGACGGTCATCGAGCAGCACCTGGACCCCGCGAGGCCCAAgccggagaacggcggcgacctcgTCGACGTCCTCATCGACCTCTGGAAGCAGGAGCACCGTGGCTTCACCAAGGACCACGTCAAGGCCATCATCATG GACACTTTCGTGGGTGGCATCGACACGAGCTCGGTGACGATCCTGTGGGCCATGTCGGAGCTGATCCGGAACCCGCGGGTGATGAAgaaggcgcaggaggagatcaGGGCGGCGGTGGGCGAGCAGCGCGCCCGGGTGCAGCCGGACGACCTGCCCAAGCTCAACTACCTCAAGATGGTCCTCAAGGAGACGCTGAGGCTGTACCCGCCGGcgacgctgctgctgccgcgCGAGACGATGCGGCACGTCAGGATCGGCGGCTACGACGTGCCGGCGGGGACGAGGGTCGCCGTCAACGCGTGGGCCCTCGGGAGGGACCCGGCGAGCTGGGGCGAGGACGCCGACGAGTTCAACCCGGACAGGTTCGAGGCCGGAGCGAGGCACGGCGAGGTGGACCTCCACGGCGCGCACTTCGAGCTGGTGCCGTTCGGCGCCGGGCGGCGGATCTGCCCGGGCATGGCGATGGCGCTGATGAACGTGGAGTTCGCGCTGGCCAACCTGCTGTGCGGCTTCGACTGGGCGCTGCCGGAGGGGACCAAGGCGGAGGACCTGTGCATGGAGGAGGCCGGCGGGCTCACCTTCCACCGCAAGACGCCGCTCGTGCTCGTGCCCACCCCGTACGTGCCGCCCTCCGCCGCTTAA